In the Calorimonas adulescens genome, one interval contains:
- a CDS encoding RNA-guided endonuclease InsQ/TnpB family protein, whose product MMICQHFLIELTKEQEEKLFYTLYLCRKLYNYSLDQRIKHYKEKGKGLTYREQQNMLPQYKKEHPEYKMVQSQILQDVLRRLDRAYKNFFEKRAKYPKFKDKYHYTSITLPQCEEKRNFGKKGYVYIKNIGYIRIIAHREFDPSKVKAVNIKYHAGKWYINLSVEIEEEKKVTIGEKAIGIDKGINAIAATSDGELYSNPKWLQKAEKNLKRLQRQLSRKKKGSNNREKQKRRLAKLHEKVANQRKDYLHKISYNIVKNNDIICIEDLQVKNMMKNHKLAKSIANVGWGTLDTFLEYKAERSGKIFIKVNPAYTTQRCSRCGKIVEKDLSVRVHKCECGLEIDRDINAAINILHEGLRQLGIAA is encoded by the coding sequence ATGATGATATGTCAACATTTTCTCATAGAACTTACGAAAGAGCAAGAAGAAAAGCTGTTCTATACACTGTATCTTTGCCGTAAACTATATAACTATTCCCTCGATCAAAGAATAAAACACTATAAGGAAAAAGGCAAAGGACTTACATACAGAGAACAACAAAACATGCTGCCGCAGTATAAAAAAGAACATCCAGAGTATAAAATGGTACAATCGCAGATACTGCAAGACGTATTGAGAAGACTAGACAGAGCATACAAAAATTTCTTTGAAAAAAGAGCAAAATACCCAAAGTTCAAAGATAAATATCACTACACTTCAATAACACTTCCTCAGTGTGAAGAAAAAAGAAATTTCGGCAAAAAAGGATATGTATATATAAAAAATATAGGGTATATAAGAATCATAGCGCATAGAGAATTTGACCCGTCAAAAGTGAAAGCAGTCAATATAAAATATCATGCAGGGAAATGGTATATCAATCTGTCAGTTGAAATAGAAGAAGAAAAGAAAGTAACTATAGGAGAAAAAGCAATAGGAATAGACAAAGGAATAAATGCAATAGCTGCAACATCAGATGGAGAACTATACAGCAATCCAAAATGGCTGCAAAAAGCAGAAAAGAATCTAAAAAGACTGCAAAGACAGCTATCGAGAAAAAAGAAAGGAAGCAACAACAGAGAAAAACAAAAGAGAAGATTAGCAAAACTCCATGAGAAAGTAGCAAATCAGAGAAAAGACTATCTACATAAGATAAGCTATAACATAGTAAAGAACAATGACATTATTTGTATTGAAGATTTGCAAGTAAAAAATATGATGAAAAATCATAAACTTGCAAAATCGATAGCAAATGTAGGATGGGGAACATTAGATACGTTTCTTGAGTATAAAGCAGAAAGATCAGGCAAGATATTCATAAAAGTAAATCCAGCATACACAACACAAAGATGCAGCAGATGCGGAAAAATCGTTGAAAAAGATTTATCAGTAAGAGTACACAAATGTGAATGCGGATTAGAAATAGACAGAGACATAAATGCAGCAATAAATATACTGCATGAAGGATTAAGACAACTAGGAATAGCAGCATAA
- a CDS encoding secondary thiamine-phosphate synthase enzyme YjbQ codes for MKMINVNTHKRQEFVDITREIEEIVVSSGVKDGACLIYVPHTTAGVMINENADPDVIYDVDGFFKDMVPQSLHFKHREGNSDAHIKSGLIGTSLMVPISGGGLALGTWQGIYFAEFDGPRHRNVYITILKGIDND; via the coding sequence ATGAAGATGATAAATGTAAATACCCACAAGAGGCAGGAATTTGTAGATATTACCCGGGAAATAGAGGAAATTGTCGTATCCTCTGGAGTAAAGGATGGGGCATGTCTCATATATGTGCCCCATACTACAGCTGGGGTTATGATAAATGAGAATGCTGACCCCGATGTGATTTATGATGTTGATGGTTTCTTCAAGGATATGGTGCCGCAAAGCCTTCATTTCAAGCACAGAGAAGGTAATTCCGACGCCCATATAAAGTCGGGACTCATAGGGACGTCCCTCATGGTGCCGATCTCGGGAGGAGGCCTGGCCCTTGGCACATGGCAGGGCATATACTTTGCTGAATTCGACGGACCGAGGCATAGAAATGTATATATAACGATTTTAAAGGGGATAGACAATGATTGA
- a CDS encoding DUF4194 domain-containing protein, whose protein sequence is MFEWYENMSQEEKNTFTRVVNKLLSACYINKRSDEDRRDYYFIERNERGISEYLMMGGWELMSDENNYVYYVRNRFGYNHVNLTLDESIILLILRLIYEEKRREISLAQNVVITIGEVQERYMGLGLKDRPINKANLRDAVSIFKRFNIIDNLDQDIFDPECRLIVYPSILSAVRAEDIKAVYDRISSYQREGGETIEEAYQG, encoded by the coding sequence ATGTTTGAATGGTACGAGAACATGAGTCAGGAGGAGAAGAACACATTTACCCGCGTGGTGAATAAACTCCTTTCTGCTTGCTATATCAATAAGAGGTCCGATGAGGACAGGAGGGACTATTACTTCATAGAGAGAAACGAGAGGGGCATATCCGAATACCTCATGATGGGCGGCTGGGAACTGATGTCTGATGAAAACAACTATGTGTACTATGTGAGAAACAGGTTTGGGTATAACCATGTGAACCTCACTCTGGATGAAAGCATCATCCTGCTGATACTCAGACTCATCTATGAGGAGAAGCGGAGGGAGATAAGCCTGGCCCAGAACGTGGTTATCACCATAGGCGAGGTGCAGGAGAGGTATATGGGCCTCGGGCTGAAGGACAGGCCCATAAACAAGGCAAACCTCAGGGATGCCGTCTCAATCTTTAAGAGATTCAATATCATTGATAATTTAGACCAGGATATATTCGACCCTGAATGCAGGCTGATTGTTTATCCTTCCATATTGTCCGCAGTGAGGGCTGAGGATATAAAGGCGGTCTACGATAGGATCTCCTCATACCAGAGAGAAGGGGGTGAAACCATTGAAGAGGCTTACCAGGGTTAA
- the recJ gene encoding single-stranded-DNA-specific exonuclease RecJ, with protein sequence MIDINSIPYDILEACSFNELTAYILYRRGFKDPTTIREFLDPGLYKPTDPFEFEDMDMAVERINRTIHDGEKILVYGDYDVDGITSTSILYLTLKSLGADVICHLPDRFSEGYGMSIDVIHNLPGQGVKLIITCDCGIGNLREIAYANSLGIETIVTDHHTPPDVLPDALYLLNPKFFPEDHPARNIAGAGMAYFLSKALIHDEADSFLDLVSLGTIADSVPVNLENRYLLQKGWDSLISGKRPGLAALFQVSHLKGDITEEDIAFQIVPRLNSAGRMDTAILSFKLLTEDNINTCLNLAKTLDRLNSDRKKVQDEILSAAEKEIENNRLYKDGIIALYNPTWHQGVIGIAAGRITEEYGLPSLLMTKNRDGNIVGSARSIDGVSIYNILSGCSDSLLGFGGHTMAAGFSLKEEKLGDFLDKLRSYGGDIQRVKSASSEPELELFPEEINQDLYNAIRGLAPFGEGFPEPVFITRCLEVIDDSYQNFHRLIIGLDGKRLHALWWNGPRKKLEPGYYDVLYTVNMDRYRDIISLTIENIEKSMETARPKTVPELIDMKDKPIEEVLKMEGSFYCEGTANAREETCTRYTLPQSERLIILSAPPSPGILRDIVLISNPKEVILSFAADSILRPDDVLKKIMGAVKYAEDRGRIVDIQYLSSRIGITEMAALNGLMLLNSMGLIELEEINKLKYYVVTKNDKKKEDKQLKKRFIDLIGEMNSFMAWLKKAGIDEIKDLIK encoded by the coding sequence ATGATTGACATAAACAGTATACCCTACGACATTTTAGAGGCCTGCAGCTTCAATGAGCTGACAGCATATATACTGTACAGACGGGGGTTTAAGGACCCGACTACAATAAGGGAGTTCTTAGACCCAGGCCTATACAAGCCTACAGACCCTTTTGAGTTTGAGGACATGGACATGGCTGTCGAAAGGATAAACAGGACCATACATGATGGTGAAAAAATTCTTGTATATGGCGACTATGATGTGGATGGGATAACCTCAACCTCTATACTCTATCTGACCTTAAAATCCTTGGGGGCAGACGTAATATGCCACCTCCCCGATCGATTCTCGGAAGGGTACGGCATGAGCATAGATGTCATACACAACCTGCCGGGGCAAGGTGTCAAACTCATCATAACCTGCGACTGCGGCATTGGCAACTTAAGAGAGATAGCATATGCCAACTCCCTCGGTATAGAGACCATAGTAACAGACCACCACACTCCGCCTGATGTGCTCCCAGATGCCCTCTACCTCTTAAATCCTAAATTCTTTCCTGAGGACCACCCGGCAAGGAATATAGCTGGTGCAGGCATGGCCTACTTCCTCTCAAAGGCTCTTATCCATGATGAGGCAGATAGCTTCTTAGACCTTGTGTCTCTTGGTACCATAGCCGACTCTGTCCCCGTAAACTTAGAGAACCGTTACCTGCTCCAGAAGGGATGGGATAGCCTCATATCAGGAAAGAGGCCTGGCCTGGCCGCCCTTTTTCAGGTCTCACACCTTAAGGGAGACATCACAGAGGAGGACATAGCCTTCCAGATAGTCCCACGGCTCAATTCAGCCGGCAGGATGGATACCGCTATACTCTCCTTTAAACTTCTTACGGAGGACAACATCAACACATGCCTCAACCTTGCAAAGACACTGGACAGGCTAAACAGCGATAGAAAAAAGGTGCAGGATGAAATCCTGTCAGCAGCAGAGAAAGAGATAGAGAACAACAGATTGTATAAGGATGGCATCATAGCCCTGTATAATCCCACATGGCATCAAGGGGTAATAGGTATAGCTGCAGGAAGGATAACAGAGGAATATGGGCTTCCCTCATTATTGATGACAAAAAACAGGGATGGCAATATAGTGGGCTCTGCCCGTTCCATTGACGGGGTATCAATCTACAACATCCTCTCTGGTTGTTCCGATAGCCTCCTTGGCTTTGGCGGCCACACCATGGCAGCGGGCTTTTCTTTAAAAGAAGAAAAACTGGGAGACTTCCTTGACAAATTAAGGTCATACGGTGGGGATATCCAAAGGGTAAAATCGGCATCTTCCGAGCCGGAACTGGAACTTTTCCCAGAAGAAATAAACCAGGACCTTTATAACGCCATAAGAGGCCTGGCCCCTTTTGGCGAGGGCTTCCCCGAACCGGTCTTTATAACGCGGTGCCTTGAGGTGATAGACGACAGCTATCAAAATTTCCATCGGCTCATAATTGGACTGGATGGCAAAAGACTTCACGCCCTGTGGTGGAATGGCCCCAGAAAAAAGCTTGAGCCTGGATACTATGATGTATTGTACACTGTGAATATGGATAGGTATAGAGACATCATCTCCCTCACCATAGAGAATATTGAAAAGAGCATGGAAACGGCCAGGCCAAAGACTGTGCCTGAGTTAATAGACATGAAGGACAAGCCCATAGAAGAGGTCTTAAAAATGGAGGGCTCTTTTTACTGCGAAGGCACGGCCAATGCCAGGGAAGAGACCTGTACAAGGTATACACTGCCTCAATCCGAAAGGCTGATTATCCTATCTGCACCACCTTCCCCGGGTATACTGAGAGATATAGTCCTCATTTCAAACCCAAAAGAGGTTATATTGTCATTTGCTGCAGACAGCATATTAAGGCCTGACGACGTCCTAAAGAAAATTATGGGCGCTGTAAAATATGCTGAGGATAGAGGAAGGATAGTTGATATACAGTATCTATCCTCCCGTATTGGCATTACAGAGATGGCAGCTTTAAACGGCCTCATGTTATTGAACTCCATGGGTCTTATCGAACTGGAGGAAATAAACAAACTGAAATATTATGTCGTCACAAAAAATGACAAAAAGAAAGAGGATAAGCAGTTAAAGAAAAGATTTATAGATCTAATAGGTGAAATGAACTCGTTCATGGCATGGCTTAAAAAGGCTGGTATAGATGAAATAAAAGACCTAATAAAATAG
- a CDS encoding Wadjet anti-phage system protein JetD domain-containing protein, which yields MRYAAKVLNQLIDRFERSSTYRGEGRRGIYFRFTPDTMPQYYDDTTSSYRLDINSEMRFLVEKGYIRIHWVKHNEGSLIDKVSLNVEKANEIYEFLGRRPRHSKEEEMLKAIEEYSGQATDEILPFYRFVRSRIIEGKSPIYIDVDNADEAIAIFKSLNAIMKLKEDIPKRVFSGRMLGDTKAFEAVESKVVRILKDFMGLKELNPKDVLTLVGVVDNPGYLYVSGNIKISCGEGIIDISSFVPDVGIPGEMVEKLQVVEMASKAVLTIENLTVYQQFVRKRPKGFLILYLGGFSDRVKRNFLNKLKLSGASFYHWGDIDLGGFEILVHLRKAIGIDIKPYMMDVDTLKEYEHFTKPIDEAYRKKLTALLEDEDYADFHNVIGYMVEKMVRLEQENILI from the coding sequence ATGAGGTACGCAGCTAAGGTTTTAAACCAGCTCATAGATAGGTTTGAAAGGAGCAGCACATACAGGGGTGAGGGCAGGAGGGGCATATACTTCAGGTTTACTCCTGACACCATGCCCCAGTATTATGACGACACCACATCAAGCTACAGGCTGGATATAAACAGCGAGATGAGGTTTTTAGTAGAGAAGGGGTATATCAGGATACATTGGGTAAAACACAATGAGGGCAGCCTCATAGACAAGGTCTCGTTGAATGTGGAAAAGGCGAACGAGATATATGAGTTTCTGGGGAGGAGGCCGAGACATTCCAAGGAGGAAGAGATGCTTAAGGCTATCGAGGAGTATTCCGGCCAGGCCACGGATGAGATTCTTCCATTTTATAGGTTTGTCAGAAGCAGGATTATAGAGGGCAAAAGCCCCATATACATCGATGTGGATAATGCAGATGAGGCTATAGCTATATTCAAGTCCTTAAATGCCATAATGAAACTCAAGGAGGATATACCAAAGAGGGTTTTCAGCGGAAGAATGCTGGGAGACACCAAGGCCTTTGAGGCTGTGGAGTCCAAAGTAGTCAGGATATTGAAGGACTTTATGGGTCTTAAAGAACTAAACCCCAAGGATGTCCTAACCCTCGTGGGGGTGGTGGATAACCCTGGATACCTCTATGTGAGCGGCAATATTAAAATAAGCTGCGGTGAGGGAATAATTGATATATCAAGTTTTGTGCCAGACGTGGGTATACCCGGTGAAATGGTGGAAAAGTTACAGGTTGTGGAAATGGCTTCAAAGGCTGTCCTTACCATAGAAAACCTTACTGTATACCAGCAGTTTGTGAGAAAGAGGCCAAAGGGCTTTCTCATTCTCTATCTGGGTGGATTCAGCGATAGGGTTAAGAGAAATTTTCTAAATAAATTAAAGCTATCTGGTGCGTCATTCTACCACTGGGGCGATATTGACCTCGGTGGTTTTGAGATACTGGTACACCTAAGGAAGGCAATAGGGATAGATATAAAGCCATACATGATGGATGTGGATACATTAAAGGAGTATGAGCATTTTACAAAACCAATAGATGAAGCCTATAGAAAGAAACTTACTGCTTTGCTTGAGGATGAGGACTACGCTGATTTTCACAATGTTATTGGCTATATGGTAGAGAAAATGGTAAGATTGGAACAGGAGAATATTCTGATTTAA
- a CDS encoding HAD family hydrolase, with translation MTIKAVIFDVDGTLTDTEKVTIDALKMTMKDLYNKEYSYDELRFAFSHTGKDALRHLGVEDVDGTFEVWSKNIISLYHNVSLYPGIKEVLKELKDRDKKLGIVTSRYEFEVKIDNVLKAILHYFDVVVPNRDGLRPKPHPDQLVLAMKELGVASEEAFYVGDSLFDYQCARNCNVTFILANWGEYDRSKDISADDMIICSKPDEILKYV, from the coding sequence ATGACAATAAAAGCTGTAATATTTGATGTAGATGGTACTTTAACAGACACAGAAAAGGTAACTATAGATGCCCTGAAAATGACCATGAAGGACCTTTATAATAAGGAATACAGCTACGATGAGTTGAGGTTTGCCTTTTCCCACACAGGAAAGGATGCTTTAAGGCATTTAGGTGTTGAAGATGTGGATGGTACCTTTGAGGTGTGGAGTAAAAATATAATAAGTCTTTATCATAATGTAAGCCTGTATCCCGGGATAAAAGAGGTTTTAAAAGAACTAAAAGATAGAGATAAAAAGCTGGGAATAGTGACCTCGAGGTATGAGTTTGAGGTAAAGATAGATAATGTCCTGAAAGCCATTCTCCATTATTTTGATGTGGTGGTGCCAAATCGAGACGGCTTGAGGCCAAAGCCACATCCGGATCAGCTGGTGCTGGCTATGAAAGAACTGGGTGTGGCTTCGGAAGAAGCGTTCTATGTAGGAGACAGCCTCTTTGACTACCAGTGTGCCAGAAATTGCAATGTAACCTTTATACTGGCCAATTGGGGTGAGTACGACAGGTCTAAGGATATCTCTGCGGATGATATGATAATATGCAGCAAGCCGGATGAAATACTCAAGTATGTATGA
- a CDS encoding ATP-binding protein → MKRLTRVKLINWHYFDNVDIYIDGSTLITGENGSGKSTILDAIQYVLVADLRQIKFNYSADDESKRTLVDYVKGKTGVDEKGERYLRNGDFSSIIALEFYDENKDRYFIIGSCIDCYRDNTIDNDFFKIEDAEIREDMFWDGKRARDRKNLRDHLKQYNAKVYQTPGQYRQDLLVKLGSLNERFFDNLVRALAFKPLKDLKEFVYQYVLDEKKLTIDAMRENFRKYKEYEAMAAGIRTQIARLDEIISMGGELKRLQERLNAQEYIIKRASYEISRNRLEGLKEEKKEREKDLKDIEKKIEKLKKRQEKLSTEYDTLKDMLNQNENYRMQGQLQREIKLLKNKLNEDRFRIDKVHSMAKGVSEKLKKAAGQGYLKEIGSFVDDLDIFIKEKGHIDTDSLGLAYETIRKESDELSNRIYSLGTELEGLAEKERELTDSVKSLKNKRLVYDKNITLLRQLIAEGLKEKKGVECIPDILCELLEVKDERWRDAIEGYLNTQRFDLIVPEEHFNLALHIYDEVKKEKNIFGVGLVDTTRVLKYVDQMEAGSLAEEVETQNQYARAYVNRIMGRLMKCENVDELNRYDRAITPTCMTYQNSVARQINFAVYETPFIGSKAASKQLEMKERELRQVQEEKALINSEIDRLGNVKELLKPFDDFYYSARDINDIIDEAETTEAEIEERENKLASLDLREYVAIQQKLTAVEKEKAGVDEELFKGSRIQGSLESDINNLNGRIERETEVSEELKADLDKFIAEHVDIEEWASKRYEEETSKRDIADVLKNFETSRKGLETQIANQKSSIELAMQRFNSDFNFWGRVDSTDLSDFEEFHKKLKESQLEEFEEKIELARKEAEEEFKEHFIASLKENIESAKMEFDMLNDALRDLEFGGDSYRFVIRPNPKYKNFYDMIMDPLLMEGFTLFSSAFEARHKEAMDELFERITTDSEEEFEKVMTELTDYRNYLTYDIEIRHSDGQVSSFSKVSREKSGGETQTPYYVVMTASFLQMYRGKNWIDSIGLMLFDEAFNKMDSERIEATLTFMNSLGLQVILAAPTEKCEYIGPYVNTTILVMREGAKAWTYNFDIKRDLDEVRS, encoded by the coding sequence TTGAAGAGGCTTACCAGGGTTAAACTGATAAACTGGCACTACTTTGACAATGTGGATATATATATTGACGGCAGTACGCTTATCACTGGGGAAAACGGGAGCGGCAAGTCCACCATACTGGATGCCATCCAGTACGTACTGGTTGCGGACTTGAGGCAGATAAAGTTTAATTATTCTGCCGATGACGAGTCCAAGAGGACGCTCGTTGACTATGTCAAGGGCAAGACAGGGGTGGACGAAAAAGGGGAGAGGTACTTAAGGAACGGGGATTTTTCCAGCATCATCGCCCTGGAGTTTTATGATGAGAATAAGGACAGGTATTTCATAATTGGCTCATGCATAGACTGCTACAGGGACAATACCATTGACAATGACTTTTTTAAGATAGAGGATGCAGAAATAAGGGAGGATATGTTCTGGGACGGCAAGAGAGCAAGGGATAGGAAGAACCTGAGAGACCATCTGAAACAGTACAACGCAAAGGTATACCAGACGCCTGGCCAGTACAGGCAGGACCTCCTGGTAAAGCTGGGCTCGCTCAATGAGAGGTTTTTTGACAATCTGGTGAGGGCCCTGGCCTTTAAGCCTTTAAAGGACCTGAAGGAGTTTGTATACCAGTATGTATTGGACGAGAAGAAGCTTACCATAGACGCCATGAGGGAAAACTTCAGGAAGTATAAGGAATATGAGGCCATGGCAGCCGGCATAAGGACTCAGATAGCAAGGCTGGATGAGATAATATCCATGGGCGGTGAATTAAAGAGGCTTCAGGAAAGGCTGAATGCTCAGGAATACATCATAAAGAGGGCATCCTATGAGATTTCAAGAAACAGACTGGAAGGACTTAAAGAAGAGAAAAAGGAAAGGGAGAAAGACCTTAAGGATATCGAGAAAAAGATTGAAAAGCTGAAAAAGCGGCAGGAAAAGCTCTCTACAGAGTATGATACATTGAAGGATATGCTGAACCAGAATGAGAACTACAGGATGCAGGGTCAACTCCAGAGGGAGATAAAACTCCTTAAGAATAAGCTGAATGAGGATAGGTTCAGGATAGATAAGGTTCACTCCATGGCCAAGGGTGTATCGGAAAAATTAAAGAAGGCAGCAGGCCAGGGCTACCTCAAGGAGATAGGTTCATTCGTAGATGACCTGGATATCTTTATAAAGGAGAAGGGCCACATTGATACAGACAGCCTCGGCCTGGCCTATGAAACAATAAGGAAGGAATCGGATGAGCTCTCAAATCGGATATACAGCTTGGGGACAGAGCTTGAGGGCCTGGCCGAAAAGGAGAGGGAGCTTACAGACAGCGTAAAGAGCCTTAAGAATAAGAGGTTGGTGTATGACAAGAACATCACCCTTCTACGACAGCTTATTGCAGAAGGACTTAAAGAGAAAAAGGGGGTAGAGTGCATCCCCGATATACTCTGTGAGCTTTTAGAAGTGAAAGATGAGAGGTGGAGAGATGCCATAGAGGGGTATTTGAATACCCAGAGGTTTGACCTCATTGTTCCGGAGGAGCACTTCAATTTAGCCCTCCACATATATGATGAGGTTAAAAAGGAAAAGAACATATTTGGCGTTGGCCTTGTGGACACCACACGGGTCTTAAAGTATGTAGACCAGATGGAGGCAGGCTCACTGGCCGAGGAGGTAGAGACACAAAACCAATATGCCAGAGCCTATGTCAACAGGATAATGGGCCGCCTCATGAAGTGTGAAAATGTGGATGAGCTTAACAGATACGATAGGGCCATAACACCCACCTGCATGACATACCAAAACAGTGTGGCCAGACAGATAAACTTTGCTGTTTATGAGACACCTTTCATAGGCAGCAAGGCCGCATCCAAGCAGCTGGAGATGAAGGAGAGGGAGTTAAGACAGGTACAGGAGGAGAAGGCCCTTATAAACAGCGAGATAGACAGGCTGGGCAATGTGAAAGAACTCCTGAAGCCTTTTGATGACTTCTATTACTCAGCAAGGGATATAAACGACATAATAGATGAGGCAGAAACCACAGAGGCCGAGATAGAAGAGAGGGAGAACAAGTTGGCCTCCTTGGACCTGAGGGAATATGTGGCCATTCAGCAGAAACTCACTGCGGTTGAAAAAGAAAAGGCTGGTGTGGATGAGGAACTCTTTAAAGGCAGCCGCATACAAGGCAGTCTCGAGTCAGATATAAATAACCTGAATGGCAGGATAGAGAGGGAGACGGAGGTATCAGAGGAATTAAAGGCAGACCTTGACAAATTCATAGCAGAGCATGTGGACATAGAGGAATGGGCATCAAAGAGGTATGAGGAGGAGACATCAAAGAGGGATATAGCCGATGTCCTCAAAAACTTTGAGACCAGCAGGAAGGGCTTGGAGACTCAGATAGCCAATCAAAAGAGCAGTATAGAGCTTGCCATGCAGAGGTTTAACAGCGACTTTAACTTCTGGGGCAGGGTAGATTCGACGGATTTATCTGACTTTGAGGAGTTTCATAAGAAGCTCAAAGAGAGCCAGTTGGAGGAGTTTGAGGAGAAGATTGAGCTTGCAAGGAAAGAGGCCGAGGAGGAGTTTAAGGAGCACTTCATTGCTTCCCTGAAGGAAAACATAGAGAGCGCTAAGATGGAGTTTGACATGCTGAATGATGCCCTGAGGGACTTAGAGTTTGGCGGCGACAGCTACAGGTTTGTGATAAGGCCAAACCCAAAGTATAAGAACTTTTATGACATGATAATGGACCCGCTCCTCATGGAGGGGTTTACCCTCTTCAGCAGTGCCTTTGAGGCCAGGCACAAGGAGGCTATGGATGAACTCTTTGAGAGGATAACCACCGACAGCGAAGAGGAGTTTGAGAAGGTAATGACGGAGCTTACTGACTACAGGAACTACCTCACCTATGACATAGAGATAAGGCATTCAGATGGCCAGGTATCCAGCTTTTCAAAGGTAAGCAGGGAAAAGTCCGGCGGCGAGACGCAGACCCCGTACTATGTGGTGATGACAGCCTCTTTTCTACAGATGTATAGGGGCAAGAACTGGATTGACTCCATCGGCCTGATGCTCTTTGATGAGGCGTTCAACAAGATGGACAGCGAAAGGATTGAGGCCACCCTCACGTTTATGAACAGCCTCGGTCTCCAGGTGATACTGGCTGCCCCTACGGAAAAATGCGAGTATATAGGGCCCTATGTGAACACTACAATCCTTGTAATGAGGGAAGGTGCAAAGGCCTGGACATATAACTTTGATATAAAGAGGGACTTGGATGAGGTACGCAGCTAA
- a CDS encoding Wadjet anti-phage system protein JetA family protein: MNLFSRIPDRFFSILSSPLKEFYSDILFLIYDEYSISAMGVKREDCVRIITSYIEEVESDSLDTELMEDIGEAAQSPRDRASMVLRKLEDTGWIEIETFTDYTQYVNLTDYAIKILDVLKKIRDGYEEEFQGYVFDTYNNLYSEGADKHPDIILEKVYDSTYSLINNLKSLYSNIKTYTERILEEKEASEVLSSHFIDYKSEVIDKSYHRLKTSDNVSKYRVRILRKISDWERNNKLLDRIAKGMVERERYKSIDDAKEGIIKTLNFIQEGYRDMGRLMEEIDKRNAQYTRASLNQVRHALYSNRDTRGQLAEVLAWLSGYIKGNDVNFKDPPPEEIDAIHSIYSQGYIDDSSLYKPRKTIRAPQFEVIEGFELDEALKNEKVISIKEKMQKSLTRDRVNAFVMDVLKERASIRASEMDIKSVEDFIRLIYIFAFSQSKRVGYRVDRLDERVEGEMFSFPEAVIRRK; the protein is encoded by the coding sequence ATGAACCTTTTTTCAAGGATACCGGACAGGTTTTTCAGTATTCTTTCCAGTCCGCTTAAGGAGTTCTATTCGGATATCCTTTTTTTAATATATGATGAATATTCAATCTCTGCCATGGGTGTAAAGCGGGAGGACTGTGTTAGGATAATAACCTCTTACATAGAGGAAGTAGAGAGCGATTCACTGGATACTGAGCTTATGGAGGATATTGGGGAGGCCGCTCAAAGTCCCAGAGACAGGGCCAGCATGGTCCTCCGCAAGCTGGAGGATACTGGATGGATAGAGATAGAGACGTTTACGGACTACACTCAGTATGTAAACCTCACTGATTATGCCATTAAGATATTGGATGTGCTCAAAAAGATACGGGATGGTTATGAGGAAGAGTTTCAGGGTTACGTCTTTGATACGTACAATAACCTCTATTCGGAAGGTGCGGATAAGCATCCTGACATTATCTTAGAGAAGGTTTACGATTCTACATACAGTCTCATCAATAACCTCAAGTCGCTCTATTCCAACATTAAGACATACACAGAGAGGATACTGGAGGAAAAAGAGGCAAGTGAGGTATTAAGCAGCCATTTCATAGACTATAAGAGTGAGGTCATAGATAAGAGCTATCACAGGCTCAAGACCTCGGACAATGTATCCAAGTACCGTGTCAGGATATTGAGGAAGATAAGCGACTGGGAGAGGAATAATAAACTCCTCGACAGGATAGCTAAGGGCATGGTGGAGAGGGAAAGATATAAAAGCATAGATGATGCAAAGGAAGGGATAATAAAGACCCTGAATTTTATCCAGGAAGGCTACAGGGACATGGGGAGGCTGATGGAGGAGATAGACAAGAGGAATGCCCAGTACACCAGAGCCTCGTTAAACCAGGTGCGCCATGCACTCTACTCCAACAGGGATACCAGGGGGCAACTGGCTGAGGTCCTGGCCTGGCTCTCAGGATATATAAAGGGAAATGACGTGAACTTTAAAGACCCACCGCCTGAGGAGATAGATGCCATACATTCCATATATTCTCAGGGATATATAGATGACTCCTCACTGTATAAGCCAAGGAAGACTATTAGGGCACCTCAATTTGAAGTCATTGAGGGCTTTGAATTGGATGAGGCACTAAAGAACGAAAAGGTTATCTCCATTAAAGAAAAGATGCAAAAGAGTCTTACCAGAGACAGGGTGAATGCCTTTGTCATGGATGTGTTAAAGGAAAGGGCAAGCATAAGGGCTTCGGAGATGGATATAAAAAGTGTGGAGGACTTTATCCGGCTTATATACATTTTTGCCTTTTCTCAGTCAAAGAGGGTTGGGTACAGGGTGGATAGGCTTGATGAAAGGGTGGAGGGCGAGATGTTTTCATTCCCCGAAGCCGTCATAAGGAGGAAATGA